ATTCAACTGATGGTTGAGACAGGGACAAGACATAGGTAACAGCTCTCAGTGGTCCTCATAATTAGGCAATAAACCTTCTTGTTATCTAAAAACAGTACCTCTCTTGAGGTACTCTCAAGATAAAGCAAAGACAAAGGAGAATTGGTGTCAGTAACTTATTCCAAACAACCCTTAGGCAGTTGGTAGAGGTTGCAAATTCCAGAAGATACCTGGTGTCATCATCTTGGAAAACACCACAATGATAATGTTTCAGAATGTATACCGTTTGAACAAAAGGTTGTTTAACTGACTAATTTGTTTATAATCTTTTAAAGGACAGTGTTGCTGTGGACTGTTGATCTTGCTCAGTATTTTCCATTGTTTATATTTAAAAAAGATTGCAATGGTACAATGTGTTGCCAGTTGCACCTGAGGCCAGGAAAGTGTGTATTTTTATTTGAATTGCCGCTACAGACATTTCACTGATGGCCAACTCAGTAATTTCTGTAAATAATTTGGAGCGTGCTGTTCAATTCATTGAGTCAGCACAAAACTGCCCATAATGCAATATAATTCACATTTTAATACCATTTAAAATGATTAGAaggtttgaattttttttaaaacacattaTAGGGACCTTACTGATGGAAAACAGTGTTTTGTCGGTTCTTGTGATTTAATACAGTAACCTCGAATTGTATTTTTTCCAGTAAAGGAAGAAGGAGGATCCTATGCAGAGGAAGCTGGTCCATCGAGAGAACAACTCATTTGCAATGAGGATGGAGCAAGAAGTTGGACACCATCCTCAGAATCTCCAACTACCCCTAATATGCCACCCTCACTATCAGAGACGTACGTTTCTCATAGGGATGCATGCCCACCACCCAATGCCAAATTAGTGAATGAATTTGAAAGGCAACTGCTTGAATCTCAAAACCAGCAGACTGTACTCTTGAGAGATTTTTGGGTAGAATTCCAGCCCCTTATGCGGGATCTCATACAGGCAACCCGGGAGTTAGCTCATGAAACTCACTTAGTAGCTGAGCATACCCATCAGGTGGCCCAGCAGACAAAGGGAGTGGCTGAGAACACCAGAGAATTGGTGCTGCAAAACCAGCAGTTACTCCTTCACACCCAGGAAATGGCGCAAAACATCTCAAAGATGCATCAGTCCTTGCAGCGACATTTCTCCCACACATCCCTTGAGCCACCAAGGCTCACGAGGTCCATGCTCGAACAAACAATCCACAAAACAAGTTCAGAAGGCCACTCTCCCATACACCCTCCTCAGCCCCAGAGTCTAGGATCTTCTACAGTGCAGCAACCAGAAGCACTTTGTTTTGCATTAACAAGGAGGAAGTCTAGGACCCCCGAAAAGAAAAGACGATTAGTCTGAGTGAGACATCTGACATAGACTATCATGTGTCAAACAAAGATGTTTAATTTTTTActgtatatattttaaaaatattttgttaTATCTTTGATTGCAACGTACTGTTTAACTTTTTTTCTATGTATGTATCAAAATAAAACATCatttgttagttttgtttcaACCGTTTTTAAAGAATCTGACATAGGGCAGCATTGTGCCAAATCTGCATGACAGGAAAAGTTTGATTTGTGTTTACGCTATCTTCATCCCTTCTGGGTGGCACACGTTACATTATTGGATGATAGGACTAGCAATAGGTAGTTATCATAAAAAGCTAGGCCACTGTTTAGTTCTTACCATTTTAAATTTGTCCACACGACATAGGTGTCATTGGGTAGGCCAGCATTTGTCTCCCATCCCCATTGTTACCAAAGCTCTGGCCTGTGCCTCTATTCCTGCAACAAAGAAAAAGACTTCCCTCATGTTACTGAACGTCGTAGAGCGCagtcctgtgtttttttttcgcaTAACTCTTTGAAGTTCTGGGCAGCAGCCCTCTCCTCAGTGGCCAGTAGGAAGTTGGCACATCCTCGTTGAATCCCCACTATTCAGGCTGCCATGTGTTGTGTGAATCATCTGATGTCACTTCCTTGCCAACCTTTTCTAATTCCCTCAGGTGAAATAATCTGAATTGAGCAAGGAGTTTGAGCTGGAGAAGGAACAGAGAACAACGGGAAAAGAAGTTTGAGCATGTGCTGATGGATAGTTTCGGATCCAAGTTGAtctcctctctcactccttcaTCCTCGTTCTCCTTTGTTCCCCATCATTGTTGTTTGCATGAGATAATTGTGTCCCTATTGTCCTCATCACTATCTTTTCCCGACTGTGCCACCATGCTTACCTCACCCCATTGCTGATCAATCTACAGGAAAGAATATATTAGCTGAGAATGGGATTGAAGCTTGAGGTAGGCAATGAATGGTTAAGGGGCTCACTCTGCTTCCATCCATTTCCCAGTATCCCTGAACAGGAAGCATGCAATTGTAATATGTTTCAGTATATGTGGACCTTGTCTGACGAGAGGACACAGGAGAGGTATCATTGCCTTCAGAAATGCTAATTTAGTTTGTTAGGTTTCTTTTCAGTTTTATTGTGGTAATCCTTTCAAAAGGATTACAATCAATGGAAGTATAACAGCTAGAAGGTTATGGTGTTTCACAGGGAAGTCACAATAAGTGTGTTCAACCAGTAACTCAGGCAGCAGCAATACACTTTTCGATCAGATCATCTGTGAGGAAGCAGCAGAGAACCTCCCAGTGACTAATCTATTTTAAACATTTCTC
The DNA window shown above is from Chiloscyllium punctatum isolate Juve2018m chromosome 2, sChiPun1.3, whole genome shotgun sequence and carries:
- the LOC140493279 gene encoding uncharacterized protein, with amino-acid sequence MAEQQQRRQRLPKFSSDELEVLIAEVTAHKDQLFSRAHRLSQGERDKMWQDITAKVNAVSQVKRSVKAIKTRWDDLMRRTKEVAHLAQEARQIQVEPSGAEDLIPEEWRVHQVMHPQSILWMGGLDPADFPYWRAIKEEGGSYAEEAGPSREQLICNEDGARSWTPSSESPTTPNMPPSLSETYVSHRDACPPPNAKLVNEFERQLLESQNQQTVLLRDFWVEFQPLMRDLIQATRELAHETHLVAEHTHQVAQQTKGVAENTRELVLQNQQLLLHTQEMAQNISKMHQSLQRHFSHTSLEPPRLTRSMLEQTIHKTSSEGHSPIHPPQPQSLGSSTVQQPEALCFALTRRKSRTPEKKRRLV